In Primulina huaijiensis isolate GDHJ02 chromosome 16, ASM1229523v2, whole genome shotgun sequence, a single genomic region encodes these proteins:
- the LOC140961946 gene encoding mitochondrial inner membrane protease ATP23, whose product MADELSGNATSVGSSSEGRGGMTVDQCEKMIQKSFRTPTVKFLMEHLEKSGCSIGSNFIKAVNCDKQISGGYVRGEGIVVCSNQMQIQDEVNQVVIHELIHAYDDCRAENLDWTNCAHHACSEIRAGHLSGDCHYKRELLRGHMKLRGHEQDCVRRRVMQSVTANPYCSEAAAKDAMEAVWDVCYNDTKPFDRAP is encoded by the exons ATGGCTGATGAGCTTAGTGGAAATGCAACCTCTGTTGGCTCATCTTCTGAGGGGCGTGGAGGCATGACTGTGGATCAGTGTGAGAAAATGATCCAGAAAAGCTTCAGAA CTCCAACAGTCAAGTTTCTTATGGAGCATCTGGAGAAATCTGGATGTAGTATTGGAAGCAATTTCATAAAGGCTGTCAATTGCGATAAACAGATCAGTGGAGGTTATGTTCGTGGTGAAGGG ATAGTTGTATGTAGTAATCAAATGCAAATTCAagatgaggtgaaccaagttgTGATTCATGAGCTCATTCATGCATATGATGATTGCCGTGCTGAAAATTTGGATTGGACTAATTGCGCACATCATGCTTGCAGTGAG ATTCGAGCTGGTCATCTCAGTGGTGATTGCCATTACAAAAGGGAATTATTACGTGGTCACATGAAACTTCGTGGCCATGAGCAA GACTGTGTGAGGCGAAGAGTAATGCAATCAGTTACTGCGAACCCGTATTGCTCAGAAGCTGCGGCTAAGGATGCCATGGAAGCTGTTTGGGATGTTTGCTACAATGATACGAAGCCGTTTGATAGAGCTCCCTGA